The Astyanax mexicanus isolate ESR-SI-001 chromosome 21, AstMex3_surface, whole genome shotgun sequence genome contains the following window.
aaatttaacccctctagagaaacgatcaacaacagtgagaactgtagtataaccctcagatacaggcagatcagtaacaaaatcaacagcaatatgcgaccaaggtctctcaggtacagggagaggtagtagcttaccggctggaagggttttaggcagagagtaattgtaacgtgcgtgtgacaccaggatgaccagaggttaaagcggaatgagcccaggtgatgagcctgtctcgaaactggacgggtacgaacgttttaccctgaggacagtcctcagaatcgggctgattagcgttactttggcgaatctgatcgtctaactccctaactcctggggctgggatgcgctgtccacagtgctgtaaaccctggacagcgcatcagctttagtattacggtttcccggacggaacgagatcgagaagttaaatcgagagaaaaaaagagaccaacgtgcttgtctcggattaagtcgtttagccgtgcggaggtattccaaattcttgtgatcagtatacacagtaaacggatgaacggacccctccagccagtgacgccattcttctagagctaatttcacagcaagaagtatcccctatcccatagttacgctccgcaggggaaagcttgcgtgagaagaaggctacaggaaacaatttgggtggcgacccactacgctgagagagaaccgcgccaacacccgattcggaagcgtccacttccactacgaagggaaactcgggattagggtgcctaagtacaggggctgaaatgaacgcagctttcagctcacagaaagcgcgatccgcttcggttgaccacttcaggattttagcagcccctttagtgagggcagtaaggggcgcagcaatggagctaaagttacggatgaaccgcctataaaaattagcgaagccaaggaatcgctggagttctttaatggtctggggcacaggccaattagtaacggcagtcactttctcatcgtccataaggacaccggaggaactgataacatagccgagaaatgtgaccctttgcgtgtggaactcacatttctcggctttggcaaacaggctatgttctctcaggcgttggagaacttggcggacatgctgtatgtgtgtggggagatctggggaatagataaggatgtcgtctataaaaaggacaacagagtgattaattaggtcacgaaatatgtcgttcataaaggactggaatatggctggggcgttagcaagaccgtaactcatgaccaggtattcatagtggccgttggtggtggaaaacgctgttttccattcgtcaccctccctgatgcgaatgaggttataagcactacggagatcgagtttggtgaagtacacggcattacgtaactgttctagtgctgctgggattaacgggagcgggtaagcgaactttttggtaatgtcgtttaagcctctgtaatctatgcagggtctcaaacccccatccttcttctttacgaagaagaaaccggaaccaacaggggatttggatgggcgaatgaaaccttgcgcaagagcttcactaacatactcttccatagccttctcctcatcacgagacaatgggtacacacgagctttgggcagtacagaaccctctattaaatcaatagagcaatcataggggcgatgcggaggtaactcggtagctttagctttactaaacacatcagaaaaatcatagtactcagagggaatagcaggggtatctacagaattagggctttcaacagaggtagattgcaaagagagtgaatttaaagataaacagttctcacggcagaaaggagaccaggcagtgatgtctcccaggctccatgaaatgacggggtcgtgtgtctttaaccatggcgctcccaaaaccagtggatgttctgtgcgtgggagcacatagagagggagctgttccacatgtagtgcgctggcttgaagggtgagaggaagagtctgcagggtcacaggtttggagcgtacagtctttccatcgatggcatggatggagatcgacttggggagaactttcgtgggtatggcgtgctcctccaccaggtccaggctgataaagttcccctccgacccagaatctacaagcgctgagacacaaaacacatccgttggagtggtaataataacaggcaacatgaaacatttttctttaagttcagaaacaggggtacataccacgttagcgcgtggagtgctctccacgcgctgtcccagagcagactcttgagcagaattgggccggagttcacagttagccctcagatgacctgaaccaccacaatagaggcacaggtgaagacgcatgcgacgctgcctctcagcgacggatagtctggatcgtgtgatatccatgggttcagagatgggtgcaggcgcaaattccggaactggattcccggactggagtagtgcagggcgaaccgcaggagtgtggctaactgctttgggcttacgggaaaggagctgatccagacggatagacagagcgatcagctgatccagggtgagtgagtcgtccttgcatgcaagttctctttgaatctcggggttaagtccgtgtcgaaacatggagatgagagcaggatcgttccaaccgctgctagcggctaacgtacggaactccagagcaaaggctgccacagatagtttaccttgcttcaaggtaatcagaagctctccactagattgcccatagcgtgtatgatcaaaaacgctgcgaaaaatagacaaaaaagtgtcgtagctggattcagaaatgttctcccaaatagctgtagcccagtccaaagccttgccagacaaccgagaaattataaacccgattttagctttatcagaagcaggaggtgagttgctaaaaaacacggagcactggagcagaaacccattacacttctcagtgttaccgtcatagacttcgggtttacacacatcgaaaaagggagtagtggtttcgttagggctggctacaggactaaccactgggctagggttctgggtggataaaccccggagatgactcataatctcggctagctgctgctgttggttaacctggtggcgtgctagctcgtcaacagcttgggtcacaccagcgagcgtttgctggtgctgacctaaaagccgaccctggttagccaaaccagacttaatagactctgtatccgcagtctctgtcattatggccgagtatcttgtcagggccagacaggaatgagactggtgcagatacaataaaataacttttattaaagttatagagtagacaggggtagtcaacagaaacagggtcagtaccaaaaatgcacagtgtagagaaaccataccataaccggaggacagtccagagttcatacacgggtaggcagtatcacagggtaggcaaaaatccagagtacaataaacagtccaggtcatacacggtaatccaacacaagggagcaggcaaaaatcaaagtcggtagaaaacaaaaacaagatcatacacggagaatagcaagggcaagagaaacgctttgtattgtaggatttaccaaacagatactcggcgaggtgtgagcgtgagcatggtccttaaatacactgagtaatcagtactcgggacttcctggtggcgtaatgtgacgtgtcatgtgatcgggagtgtgtgttgtgtcatggagtggtgcgttctgggtattgtagttgttactgtgagaatcgcagatagagctggatgtgggagacacagacgtgctttcagcaccagacatgataAATTGGGCCAATTAAGTCCCAATATATATTGAAACAGTACATTTACAAGTCTAATAAAAGTACAATGATCCTAGTATACTTACTACACAGTATATACTTGAGTTTGCTTATTAAAATAAGCTGTAACTATACTTTTTTTATGAGAGAAAATAGAGGTTATCGTCATTTTTAACAagtaaaatacaatatttgtgggtttctttggtttcgCTTGTCCTgaaccatcttgccagtgattctaatagccctctgtttggagtgttcctctgaaaaatctccatttaaaggGGCATGTAGCCCTAAAACGTCCATAAcccacccctccagcctaacaagtaTCAGGACACCCTACTTTTAGGAGAGCACAgtgcgcaaaacagaggggtaggacTAGGGTAGGGTAATTCTCTGATCAATAGTGAAAGCCCTAcaagtttatttaagtttttctattcaaatttctgcattttctcctctcttttctctcttttctccaggACGTTTATCTACGCTCTGCTGACCAAAGGACGTCCCTGTCCTCTCTACATCGTGGTGTCGGCCGTGGTCTTCTGCTCTGTGAATGGATTCCTCCAGGGACATTACATGCTGCACTGTGCGCGGTATGAAGCTGCCTGGTACACAGATGTACGATTTATTTTGGGTAAGCTTGTTCACTACagctacagtggtgtgaaaaaaagtTTTGGGCACTTCTGATCATTTTCGTGATTTTCCTTTACAAATTATCGGTTGTTCGTTTgcagaaatttcagttaaatactgtatatcatatagcagatgaacacagtgatatttgagaagcgaAATTAAgttaataggatttacagaaaatcctccttttgcagaaataacagcctctaaactcttgctatagcttccagtgagagtctggttgaatgagttttctggttgaaggtattttggatcattcttctttacaaaacttctccagttcagtcaggtttgattcaggtttctgatcatgaacccgctttaaatcacaccacattatttattttgcctttttatttattttaattttctgttttacctttaagtttttcatttattttattaatttcatccttttatttattttattcactgttCTACTTTTGGTCGTTtaccttttaatttaatttattttgtccttttgtttattctatcttctgttttaccatctttgtaattttgtaatttttatctttttctatttgtgtttatatattattgttttaattatttacctctttatttaatttttactgttttatactaaattattttatttcttctttattaaatcttatgttgtttgcttgtttgttaatgcttttaatatttaatttttgtattgttttgtttattaagttGCTAATTTTAGCTCAGCtaattaaatacttgattttagtTTAAATTGATTTTTCAGTCTccttaagttgtaaatgctcggctgcattaagAAAAATAAGGgttgagggttaccctcaatgtattacttAGTGAaattaaaggttaattgattgatgatTGATTGCAAATTAAAATGATACTTTATGCCTCAATATTAATATTGTGTCCCACCCCTACTAGACTGTGCAGTGAGTGGTATAGACTTATCATTTATACATcagtatatctgtctgtctgcaggtcTGTTCCTGTTCTTCTCAGGAATGGCCATCAACATCCACAGTGACCATATACTGCGCAACCTGAGGAAGCCTGGAGAGATCACCTACAAAATCCCCAAAGGTAACGAAGCCCTGAACATCAGCAGCAGTAACAGCATTAGTATTATACACTTTATTATCTACAGTAAtcgtgtctcattaaatcagtcctaCACAGAGTACCCTGATAGCAAGGAATGTTGCATaaatgttgaaattctgacattaaaacaatatttatccACATTCAAGGTTTTGAAtgaagccagtttcatcattgtaacgtttttgatggtgtttatggtgacatcatttgaggatactttcaaagttcttaaaaattCTACTTTTTCTGGTTGACTGATCTtgattttttcttaaaatatctttttatttatttagttgagtagttgttgcttctcataacctggattagagcattactcgaatattcactattcactgtatacctgtcactctacctcttcactactttactttaactgatgctctcaaacactttattaagaggcaagaaattcaagtaattaactcttgatgagttcagcacagctgctaactgaaagcaataatgcatttttttaacaagCAGTATGGCTAAAATGCTGTAATTTCCacaattttgtttaaagaattattgcacactttctgtaaatcatataagcttcatttcacttctcaaatatcactgtgtttgtctgctttatgacatatttaactgatatacagctgcaagaaaaagtatctgaaccctttgggataacttggatttctgcataaatcttcattcaagtcacaacaatatggatttctgcataaatcttcattcaagtcacaacaatagacaaacacagtctgcttagactaaaaccacacaaaacattatgtgtttgcatggttttattgaacactgcatgttaacattcacagtgaggggaaaagtatgtgaagctttggatttaataactagtTGATTCTTCTTTGGCAGAAAAAAACTTAACCAATCGTTTcatgtagctgcagatcagacctgcagaacggtcaggaggaattctggatcatttctcttcactaaacttcagtttcagttcagctataatattatgggatatctggtgtgaatcgctctcttgaggtcatgatgccgcaATATcttaattgggttcaggaggtcaggactctccagaaggtgctgtgtttattttctgttgaagtcgttcagttgttgatttacttctatgttttgggtcgttgtcctgttgcatcatccatcctctgttgagcttcagtcggtggacagatggtcttaagttttcctgcaaaatatcTTGGTAAACTAAAAAAGTACCACAGTATCTCCAAAAAATGTGGTGGTTAATCCAAAATGAACTTCACAGTTTCAAGTCTATTAATGACTGTTTTTAACCAGCACGCTATTGAATTTAATGTATAataatcagtgtgtgtgttctcagggGGGATGTTTGAGCTGGTGTCTGGTGCTAATTTCTTCGGGGAGATTATGGAGTGGTGTGGATATGCTGTAGCCGCATGGTCTCTGCCTGCCTTCGCCTTCGCTTTCTTCACTGTGTGCTCTATAGGACCACGAGCATATGACCACCACAGGTACAGCCGTAACACCAGCATTACACCAGTGGGACAGCCAAAGTACAACATTTACTAAAGGTTGCATTAACATCTTTAGAACATTCAGGATCGTATCTTACATTCTGCGTAAAGTGTGTcgtgatgcttgttgctatcttacaccccgccaacagccAACTGTATTTTCGGTTAAAAAattaataagagagcacttagaaatgatgagtttctttgattttaccaaattgaaaacctctggaatataatcaagaggaagatggatgatcacaaaccatcaaaccaccaaactgaactgcttgcatttttgcagcaggagtgattagcataaagttatccaaaagcagtgtgtaagactggtggaggagaacatgatgccaagatgcatgaaaactgtgattaaaatccagagttatcccaccaaatattgatttctgaactcttagccctcctgttatgttacaggtcaaattgatcCGTTTAAAAGTTTGAGGGCATAAGAAGTACACCATGTAcggcttgaaatgtgcaaaaaagcatgtactaattctattaattaatcatgggtgttgtTAATTTTGAGCgttatgtaaaataaaccaatcagtgtcccagtagtcattccctttaagggtcgggtgagctctgactttggcgcttttgtatcttaacagcgtagCGCtttgctttgtgcgtctcagcagagactaATACTGAGCTGCTCTTTCACCCTGTGAAGATAtaacagcagctcatttaatggaacagtaatgttttttttttttttttgtttatttttgagttAAAAGACAGGTTTgcactgggagcacctataggaatggactgtgatgactgactgttgactgttgtcaggtttttaatcagtcagtggagctcctgtgttttccaccactaaaatatatagaaacaagccagaaatttacctaaacacacctcacctccagaccaccacaccagaccatcagtgtagatttattacaaaactctgatgctattttaacagcgtgggagcaaggcatgaaaatggtctgctgacagggtgtaagatagaatagAGCATCGTGACATGACTTGTGCTTGTGCGTGTTCTGAAATGTTAATGTAATTATCATAATACTGATTTGGGTTCTCTTatgctttaacccttgtgtggtgttcgggtctgtgggacccgttttcatttttcatcaaatgatacaaaaaaaatattttttctaactcaaactcattggcattggctcattttttgtgacaaaaacatatatcaaaacatcaaaaaaaaaaaaaaaaattaaaaaaaaaaacattatatttcatacagtatgtttggccaaggctaataaaaacattgttctcatttgattaatttatttcactCATTCTTTAATATCATTTCTTTActtgtaataaaaaaagagtagca
Protein-coding sequences here:
- the srd5a2a gene encoding 3-oxo-5-alpha-steroid 4-dehydrogenase 2a, with the translated sequence MLCHDSTIHNLSWGFIIGGFLYLLHQVNNHTPYGRYVDLQHPGVMVPAKAAWLIQELPSFLVPVLLMLTTESSTDLGRYILLWTFILHYFQRTFIYALLTKGRPCPLYIVVSAVVFCSVNGFLQGHYMLHCARYEAAWYTDVRFILGLFLFFSGMAINIHSDHILRNLRKPGEITYKIPKGGMFELVSGANFFGEIMEWCGYAVAAWSLPAFAFAFFTVCSIGPRAYDHHRYYLEKFEDYPKSRKAVIPFIL